From Hydra vulgaris chromosome 07, alternate assembly HydraT2T_AEP, a single genomic window includes:
- the LOC105844931 gene encoding uncharacterized protein LOC105844931 isoform X2, which produces MAAALFGFFIFYFYLIEAKASTAYSKHSRKSIEKNVATINKSYAQDDCVRNYNSLINVFKLSSSLKKVMLQKNLNCPNTEFLRKKRSTLSWRVPDGLPTGTAISFCSSPTCCTPKKSLNPDGGFFNLCRECLHQIMFPSRYTPRLLHFVTCQDIDFTESCLSGEGSCTTNMVANSVLDTYTNQQLTFVFGGSCSCEIRRDSVFTPFI; this is translated from the exons atggcagcTGCACTTTTCggattctttattttttatttttacttaatcgAAGCTAAAGCGTCAACTGCGTATTCAAAACATTCACGGAAATCAATTGAAAAGAATGTTGCAACTATCAACAAAAGTTACGCTCAAGATGATTGCGTTCGAAATTACAATTCTTTAATCAACGTTTTTAAACTTTCATCGtcacttaaaaaagttatgctGCAGAAAAATCTGAACTGTCCGA ATACTGAGTTTTTGCGCAAAAAGAGAAGCACACTTTCATGGAGAGTTCCTGATGGATTACCAACAGGCACAGCAATTAGTTTTTGCAGTTCTCCTACTTGCTGCACTCCTAAAAAATCTTTGAACCCTGATGGTGGCTTCTTTAATTTATGCAGAGAATGCTTACACCAAATCATGTTTCCATCAAG atATACGCCTCGTCTACTACATTTTGTTACTTGTCAAGATATAGACTTTACCGAGTCTTGTTTATCCGGAGAAGGTTCTTGCACAACAAATATGGTAGCAAATTCAGTGCTGGATACTTATACAAATCAACAGTTAACGTTTGTTTTTGGAGGTTCTTGTTCTTGTGAAATTCGCAGAGATTCTGTTTTTACaccatttatatag